The Polynucleobacter sp. MWH-UH35A genomic interval GACCGCTGGTCCGCCCTGATAGGTGCGCGCGCCCTTTCAAATAAAAACACTTTAATTGTGAATGCCGGTACCGCTACTACCATTGATCTGCTGGGCGCTAATGGCGTGCATTACGGGGGCTGGATTTTGCCTGGCCTAGGGCTAATGCAAGAAAGTTTGCAAAGTAAAACAGCGCAGCTACCTTTAGCGGTTCGCGAAGAAGCCCAACAAGAATTTGGAATCACAACGAATGAGGCAATTATTGGTGGATGTGATGCAGCGCAGATTGGCGCAATTCAATTTGCTTTGCTACAAGCCAAAGAAATGAATTTACCTATTGAAAAAATTTGGCTGGATGGTGGCAATGCCAAAATCCTGACAAAAGAAATTGCTCGATCCAATCTACCACTCAAGCAAACGCTCGAGGTAACGGAAGGCTTAGTACTGCGTGGTATTTGGGCTTGGTTGCTACAGCAAGTTTAAGAGCGAATCTTGCCCAATAAACTGGTAGTGGAGCGCTCATACAAGAAAGGTATTGCAACAGCTTTACCGCCCCAACTTTTCACCAAATGCGTTTCGGCTAAGGTATCGATTTCATAATCCCCGCCCTTAACATAAATATCAGGACGAATTTTTTCGATTAAGTTGACTGGTGTTTGTTCGGCAAACAATATGGCCATATCTACACTTTCGAGTGCGGCCAACAAAGCCTGACGATCGGCCTCAGAATTAATAGGCCTGTCATCGCCTTTGCCCAGCATCTTGACTGAAGCATCCGAATTCACGCCCACTACCAAACTTGCACCCAAGGCACGCGCTTGTGCCAAATAGCTGGCATGTCCACGGTGCAGGATATCGAAGACTCCATTAGTAAACACTAATGGCCGAGGAAGGTTTGCTAGGCGCTCAGTAAGCTGCTCTGGTGGGCAGACTTTAGCCTCAAAAGATGGGGGTGGTAAATGACTCATGACTCAATATTAATGGCAATCTTGCAAGGCCAGCGTTATTACCCAGAATGTCTTAGACTTGGTCTCTATCAAGTGAATTTAAAGGCGCAATATGCACCGCAATCTAATACATTGGCTCTTTGGCTTATTAACCCTCCTGTCTGGACTACAGATTGCCAATGCTGCAACCAACTGCAGCCCACTGCTCTCTCATACCTTTCCTCGCCTCCAGGACGAGGCGCCGCAAAATCTTTGCCAATACCAAGGCAAAGTCATTCTGGTTGTAAACACAGCTAGCTTTTGTGGCTTTACAAGTCAATACGAAGGTCTTGAGAAGCTCTATGCCAAATACAAAGATCAGGGCTTTGTAGTTCTGGGCTTTCCCTCCAATGACTTCGGACAACAAGAACCAGGCACTAATAAAGAAATTGCTGATTTCTGTAAAAACACTTATGACGTGAAATTTCCAATGTTCGCAAAGAGCGCTGTATCCGGAAACAATCCAAATCCTTTTTTTAAGATGTTGATTGCCAAGACCGGCACAACGCCAAAATGGAATTTCTATAAATATCTTATAGATCGCAATGGGAATGTCGTTGATTCATTCGGAAGCATGACAAAGCCTAGTAGTAGCAGCATTACCGGCCCTATAGAAAAGCTTTTAGGAGAAAAGGCGCAGTGAGTAAAAAACGAATTGCCATTATTGGAGCAGGGATTTCTGGATTAGGTTGTGCTTACGCTTTGAGACAACACCCAGATTTTGAAATTACATTATTTGAGGGCGGTGATCATATTGGTGGCCATAGCAACACCGTAGACTTTACTTACAAGATTGATGGGAAAGAAACCACCCACGGTGTAGATACTGGCTTCCTAGTATTCAATCGCAAAACCTATCCGCGTCTTGTTCGACTATTCGAAGAAATTCAGGCGCCAGTAGCCCCCTCGGAGATGTCTTTTTCTGTATCTATTGATACATCCGCAAAATCAATGCTCCATAAAAAAATTGAGTGGGCGGGTAACGACATTAATTCTTTCTTTGGCCAACGCGCCAATCTGCTCTCGGCATCATTTTGGAGAATGGCTTACGATATTTTGCGCTTTAACCGCTTAGCTACAAAGCTAGCACAGCAACAAATTGAGTCAGGTCATTTGTACAAAGAGCCTGATGAGAAGATTGCAGATTTTTTAGAACGCCATCGCTTTAGTCAAAGCTTCAAGGAGAATTATTTTCTGCCAATGATTGGTGCTATTTGGTCATGCTCAGTGGAGCAAATGCTGGAGTTTCCCATCCAAACGATGGTGCGCTTCTGCCACAACCACGGTCTTTTACAAATCCAAAACCGCCCACAATGGCTAACCATCAAGGGTGGCTCACGAGAGTATGTAAAGCGCATTGTTGCCGCCCTAGTAAAACATCAAATCATGATTAAACGTGAAAGCGTCCTGCGTGTGAACGCAAATCAAGGTGGTGATGGGGTTGAAGTAATCAGTCAGACAGGTTCGGCGCATTTTGATGAGGTAGTTATGGCGTGTCACAGCGACCAGACGCTTGATTTACTGCACGGTATTGATCAACAAGCCAGAAATATCCTTGCAGCGGTTCCCTATCAAAAGAATCGGGCAATTTTGCATACCGATATCCGCTTCTTGCCTGAAGCAAAGCGCTGTTGGGCAGCATGGAACTACACCGCAAAATCTGGCGACAAACCCAATGCGAAGCAACATGTCAGCGTCAATTACTTAATCAATCGCTTACAACCTCTTCCGGATCAACTGCAAGATACGCAAATTATTGTGAGCTTAAATCCCTCAGAAGAGCCGAACCCAACGCTGGTTCATCAAGAGATTCACTATTCACACCCTGTCTTTGATATGAGCGCAATACAAGCGCAAAAAGAACTTCCCTTAATCCAGGGCGCTTCATCAGTTTGGTATTGTGGTGCTTGGACAGGCTTTGGATTTCATGAGGATGGCTTGCGCTCTGGAGAATTAGTTGCTGAAGCCCTAATTGAAAGTGTTCGCCAACCCACACAAACCAAAGAAGACGTCTAATAAATAGTGCAAGCAAACATTAACTTTGGAGTAGTAAAACACCAGCGTGTGCGGCCGGCTAAAAATGCTTTTGGCTATGGTGTATTTACCGTCTCTATTCCTATGCGTGCGCGCAGCGCTAATCCCATGCTCCTCGATCAAAATGGACTGAGTGATAACCGCTGGGGCCTTTGCGCATTCTTTGACAAAGACCATGGCCTAGGAGAATCCAATTGCCTTGCATGGATAGAAAAGATTCTTGCTGCGAATGGCGTACAAAATATTGATGGTGAAATTTGGCTGCAAACTTTTCCAAGAGTACTGGGCTATGTCTTTAATCCGGTAAGCTTTTGGATTTGTACTCGAGCTAACGGCAAAGTACAAGCAGTGCTTGCTGAAGTAAATAACACTTTTGGTGAACGTCACTGTTACTTGCTGCACAAAGATTCTGGTGAAGAGCTTTACTCAGGTGAAACGCTTACTAGCAAAAAAGTATTTCACGTTTCACCCTTTTGCGAAGTACGAGGGGAATATCACTTCCGCTTCTTATTTCCCAAAGACAGTAGTAGCGGCAAAAATACCGTCTGCCGTATTGAGTTACATGAAGATGGCCTTCCACTCATTAATACCAGCATCAGTGGCACCAGTCGAGCACTCACTCGAACCAATATCATCAAGGCGCTTTTACGCTACCCATTAATGAGTTTAGGCGTTATCTTTCGCATTCATTGGCAAGCATTGAAATTATGGGTAAAAGGTGTACCCTTTCATTCAAAACCCAAACCCCCAGAACTTGAAGTTAGCAGATGAATCGCCCTGGACAACCCCTACTCTCTAGATTAAATTTCTCTCGCCCCGAAGGGCGAGTGAGCACCTCACCTCAACATCAAATTAGCACCAAAACACTCCTAACACTCTTGAGGCAACTGAACAACGGCTACCTAAAGCTGACTCTGCCAAACGGCGAACAGCGAGAGTTTGGTAATCACAGTGATGCTTTACACGCAGAAATACATATTTTGGAGTGGTCAGCATTCAAGGAGATCATGTCGCATGGCGATATTGGTTTTGCCGAGAGTTATATTCAAGGCAAATGGAATACACCCGATCTCAAAGCGCTACTTGAACTTGCGATTCGTAATCGAACCATTCTAGATAAAGCAATTTATGGCAATTGGTATAGCTCCATTTTTTATCGCCTAAAACATTGGCTAAGAGACAACAGCAAGGCTGGCAGTCGCAAAAATATTCATGCGCACTATGACTTAGGTAATGCTTTTTATGCGCTTTGGCTTGACCCCACCATGAGTTACTCTAGCGCCTGGTTTTCAGAAGGTGCCAAGCAAAACTTAGCAGACGCACAAAGAGCAAAGATCGTTCGCATTCTTGACTCCCTACAAACAAAGACGGGTGATCATATTTTGGAAATTGGCTGCGGCTGGGGTGGAGTTATGGAAGAGGCTCTTCGCAACAATAGATCAATTACCGGCCTGACTTTGTCTACCGAACAAAAGGCATTTGCGGAAAAACGTTTAGCTGCAATACAAAGACAAATTCCCAATTCCCCTAAATTTGAAGTCCGTCTTCAAGACTATCGCGATTGCCAAGAGAAGTTTGATGGCATCGCTTCAGTTGAAATGTTCGAAGCGGTTGGTGAAAAGCATTGGCCTGAATACTTCAAAACAATCGCCCAATGCCTCAAGGCTGGCGGCAAGGCCTGCGTTCAAACC includes:
- a CDS encoding type III pantothenate kinase, producing the protein MSLYLFFDVGNTRLKWAAVEPTQNPSDQQKKLWAYSGSISSKSLQSAEHRAELADYIAKTLPKPAAIGFCCVAGQEAIANLKSLFPQWNDVEWKQLKGDSAYAGMRSLYKDVSKLGADRWSALIGARALSNKNTLIVNAGTATTIDLLGANGVHYGGWILPGLGLMQESLQSKTAQLPLAVREEAQQEFGITTNEAIIGGCDAAQIGAIQFALLQAKEMNLPIEKIWLDGGNAKILTKEIARSNLPLKQTLEVTEGLVLRGIWAWLLQQV
- the rfaE2 gene encoding D-glycero-beta-D-manno-heptose 1-phosphate adenylyltransferase — encoded protein: MSHLPPPSFEAKVCPPEQLTERLANLPRPLVFTNGVFDILHRGHASYLAQARALGASLVVGVNSDASVKMLGKGDDRPINSEADRQALLAALESVDMAILFAEQTPVNLIEKIRPDIYVKGGDYEIDTLAETHLVKSWGGKAVAIPFLYERSTTSLLGKIRS
- a CDS encoding glutathione peroxidase produces the protein MHRNLIHWLFGLLTLLSGLQIANAATNCSPLLSHTFPRLQDEAPQNLCQYQGKVILVVNTASFCGFTSQYEGLEKLYAKYKDQGFVVLGFPSNDFGQQEPGTNKEIADFCKNTYDVKFPMFAKSAVSGNNPNPFFKMLIAKTGTTPKWNFYKYLIDRNGNVVDSFGSMTKPSSSSITGPIEKLLGEKAQ
- a CDS encoding NAD(P)/FAD-dependent oxidoreductase: MSKKRIAIIGAGISGLGCAYALRQHPDFEITLFEGGDHIGGHSNTVDFTYKIDGKETTHGVDTGFLVFNRKTYPRLVRLFEEIQAPVAPSEMSFSVSIDTSAKSMLHKKIEWAGNDINSFFGQRANLLSASFWRMAYDILRFNRLATKLAQQQIESGHLYKEPDEKIADFLERHRFSQSFKENYFLPMIGAIWSCSVEQMLEFPIQTMVRFCHNHGLLQIQNRPQWLTIKGGSREYVKRIVAALVKHQIMIKRESVLRVNANQGGDGVEVISQTGSAHFDEVVMACHSDQTLDLLHGIDQQARNILAAVPYQKNRAILHTDIRFLPEAKRCWAAWNYTAKSGDKPNAKQHVSVNYLINRLQPLPDQLQDTQIIVSLNPSEEPNPTLVHQEIHYSHPVFDMSAIQAQKELPLIQGASSVWYCGAWTGFGFHEDGLRSGELVAEALIESVRQPTQTKEDV
- a CDS encoding DUF1365 domain-containing protein; translated protein: MVQANINFGVVKHQRVRPAKNAFGYGVFTVSIPMRARSANPMLLDQNGLSDNRWGLCAFFDKDHGLGESNCLAWIEKILAANGVQNIDGEIWLQTFPRVLGYVFNPVSFWICTRANGKVQAVLAEVNNTFGERHCYLLHKDSGEELYSGETLTSKKVFHVSPFCEVRGEYHFRFLFPKDSSSGKNTVCRIELHEDGLPLINTSISGTSRALTRTNIIKALLRYPLMSLGVIFRIHWQALKLWVKGVPFHSKPKPPELEVSR
- a CDS encoding cyclopropane-fatty-acyl-phospholipid synthase family protein yields the protein MNRPGQPLLSRLNFSRPEGRVSTSPQHQISTKTLLTLLRQLNNGYLKLTLPNGEQREFGNHSDALHAEIHILEWSAFKEIMSHGDIGFAESYIQGKWNTPDLKALLELAIRNRTILDKAIYGNWYSSIFYRLKHWLRDNSKAGSRKNIHAHYDLGNAFYALWLDPTMSYSSAWFSEGAKQNLADAQRAKIVRILDSLQTKTGDHILEIGCGWGGVMEEALRNNRSITGLTLSTEQKAFAEKRLAAIQRQIPNSPKFEVRLQDYRDCQEKFDGIASVEMFEAVGEKHWPEYFKTIAQCLKAGGKACVQTIVIAEDLFDRYRRNTDFIQQYVFPGGMLPSRSSFKASAAKAGLQIEDEFNFGQDYAKTLCLWRDSFNQKLQEVRQLGFDEAFIRLWNFYLMYCAAGFTERNIDVVQFTLSHQPSRASSDAISV